In Pungitius pungitius chromosome 2, fPunPun2.1, whole genome shotgun sequence, a single window of DNA contains:
- the tymp gene encoding thymidine phosphorylase, producing the protein MTSMPDLIRKKRDGGALSEEEIRTFIRCVTDRTIEECQTGAMLMAIWQKGMVQEEIKTLTREIMSSGEVMSWPEEWAGLVVDKHSTGGVGDKVSLVLAPALAACGCKVPMISGRGLGHTGGTLDKLESIPGFNVRQSTAQIQEILRSVGCCIVGQTELLVPADRILYARRDVTSTVDSPPLIAGSIISKKGAESLYALVLDVKFGRAALYKDMDSARELAQLLVGVGTDLGMRTAAVLSRMDTVIGRCVGNSLEVMESLETLKGKGPADLMELVTALGGILLQMTDMASNELEGRRKIFDAVIGGAALGKFQAMMEAQGVAKETTLKLCSAHGDYHSVLKRSQHQMELETLSDGVVVDVCGLTLAEILNKLGAGRSRAEGLINHSVGAELLVSLGQRVRKGEFWLRLHYEAPAPSAEQISHLQGALVVEERGNYVVEDLVINVLLPK; encoded by the exons ATGACGTCCATGCCAGATCTGAtcaggaagaagagagacggaggagcGCTGAGTGAAGAGGAGATCCGCACCTTTATCCGCTGCGTCACAGACAGAACTATCGAGGAATGTCAGACAG GGGCCATGCTGATGGCCATCTGGCAGAAGGGAATGGTCCAAGAGGAGATCAAAACCCTGACCAGGGAGATTATGTCATCGGGGGAAGTGATGTCCTGGCCGGAGGAGTGGGCAGGGCTGGTGGTGGACAAACACTCGACAGGTGGAGTTGGAGATAAAGTCAGTCTGGTGTTAGCACCCGCGCTAGCCGCCTGTGGCTGCAAG GTGCCTATgatcagtgggcggggcttgggTCACACAGGAGGGACTCTGGATAAGCTGGAATCGATTCCAGGATTCAATGTCCGCCAGTCAACTGCTCAG ATCCAGGAGATCCTGCGCTCGGTgggctgttgcattgtgggtcagACAGAGTTGTTGGTTCCTGCAGATCGAATCCTGTATGCACGGCGGGACGTCACCAGCACCGTGGACAGCCCGCCCCTGATTGCTG GCTCCATCATCTCAAAGAAAGGAGCCGAATCGCTCTACGCTCTGGTTCTGGATGTGAAGTTTGGACGAGCTGCTCTGTATAAAGACATGGACAGTGCCAGAGAACTAGCACAGTTATTA GTGGGTGTAGGGACGGACCTTGGCATGCGTACAGCCGCCGTCCTCAGCCGGATGGACACTGTGATTGGTCGATGTGTGGGCAACAGTCTGGAGGTGATGGAGTCCCTGGAGACGCTAAAGGGGAAAGGACCCGCGGACCTAATGGAACTGGTCACCGCTCTGG GCGGCATCTTGCTGCAGATGACTGACATGGCGTCCAACGAATTGGAGGGCAGAAGAAAAATTTTTGACGCTGTGATTGGTGGAGCTGCGCTCGGCAAGTTCCAGGCCATGATGGAGGCTCAGGGCGTGGCCAAAGAAACAACTCTAAAGCTGTGCTCCGCCCACGGGGATTACCACAGCGTCCTGAAGAGGTCCCAGCATCAGATGGAGCTGGAGACGCTATCAGATG GGGTCGTCGTGGATGTCTGCGGTTTGACGTTGGCTGAAATTCTTAATAAATTGGGAGCGGGGCGATCAAGAGCAGAAGGACTTATCAATCACAGCGTAGGGGCGGAGCTACTGGTGTCGCTGGGTCAGAGGGTCAGGAAAG GCGAGTTCTGGCTGCGGCTCCACTACGAGGCTCCGGCTCCGAGTGCAGAACAGATCAGTCACCTGCAGGGCGCTCTGGTTGTGGAAGAACGTGGAAACTATGTAGTGGAGGATTTGGTGATCAATGTGCTGCTGCCTAAATGA